A single region of the Marinobacter nanhaiticus D15-8W genome encodes:
- a CDS encoding terminase large subunit domain-containing protein has protein sequence MSYSQETKDAARKLFLRRFRVPEIQTELGVPRRTLYQWAASYGWLDQLQDEEATSAITRRLVLLADRDKKTGAELEEMDKLVGMLERLQRLESRKQTTKAADVTPPTEQDQGGASKPKKKRKGRRNNDFSGYDAETILDHFKAGLFDYQLNLWDERHHRIRNVLKSRQLGLTFYFAREAFTDALLTGDNQVFLSASRAQADLFREYIAHFASEWFGIELKGKDKIKIHSDAGSATLYFLSTNSATAQGYHGHVYVDEYFWIPNFDKLNKVASAVATHKNWRKTYFSTPSAMSHSAYPFWSMETFNKRQRAANEPDYNLPSRTELKGGVVCADGQWRQIITVHDAVKGGCDLFDIKQLRIEYNLDEFSQLFECKFIDDTASVFKLSDLEKCLGDLQDWRDFKPDSDRPLGNRPVWIGYDPSRTRDGACIVVVAPPLKAGGKFRIVERIALHNCAWQYQAQTIKDLCERYRVEYIGVDVTGPGSGVFEQVQRFFPAATAITYSPQMKTRLVLKAQQVVLEGRVEWDASWSDIAAGFMQIRKTTTGSGQIVYVADRNDKTGHADAAWAVTHALINEGLLTPDDTRRSKVVFADAA, from the coding sequence ATGAGCTACAGCCAGGAAACCAAAGACGCGGCGCGCAAACTGTTTTTGCGGCGCTTCCGGGTACCCGAGATTCAGACCGAACTCGGGGTGCCCCGCCGTACTCTGTACCAGTGGGCCGCCTCCTACGGCTGGTTGGATCAACTGCAGGACGAAGAAGCGACAAGCGCGATCACCCGCCGTCTGGTGTTGCTCGCTGACCGGGATAAGAAGACCGGCGCCGAACTGGAAGAGATGGACAAGCTGGTGGGGATGCTGGAGCGGCTGCAGCGGCTTGAAAGCCGTAAGCAGACCACCAAGGCGGCAGACGTAACGCCACCTACTGAACAGGATCAAGGGGGCGCCAGTAAGCCGAAGAAGAAGCGCAAGGGACGCCGAAATAATGACTTCAGCGGCTATGACGCCGAAACGATCCTCGATCACTTCAAGGCCGGTCTATTCGATTATCAGTTGAACCTTTGGGACGAACGACACCACCGGATCCGTAACGTCCTCAAGTCCCGTCAGTTGGGGCTGACGTTCTATTTCGCCCGGGAAGCCTTCACCGATGCCCTGCTGACCGGCGACAACCAGGTGTTTCTATCCGCCTCCCGGGCCCAGGCCGATCTGTTCCGTGAGTACATCGCGCATTTTGCGAGTGAGTGGTTCGGTATCGAGTTGAAGGGCAAGGACAAGATCAAGATTCACAGCGACGCCGGCAGCGCAACGCTGTATTTCCTCAGCACCAACAGCGCCACGGCCCAGGGGTATCACGGCCACGTTTATGTGGATGAATATTTCTGGATCCCGAATTTCGACAAGCTCAACAAGGTGGCCAGCGCGGTAGCCACACATAAGAACTGGCGCAAAACCTACTTCTCCACGCCCAGTGCGATGAGTCACAGCGCCTATCCGTTCTGGAGCATGGAAACGTTCAACAAGCGCCAGCGCGCTGCCAACGAGCCCGACTACAACCTGCCCAGCCGTACAGAGCTGAAGGGCGGTGTCGTGTGTGCGGACGGCCAGTGGCGTCAGATCATCACCGTTCATGATGCCGTGAAAGGTGGTTGTGACCTGTTCGATATCAAGCAACTGCGTATCGAGTACAACCTTGATGAGTTCAGCCAGCTATTCGAGTGCAAGTTCATCGACGACACGGCCAGCGTGTTCAAGTTGTCGGATCTGGAAAAGTGCCTTGGCGATCTGCAGGACTGGCGCGACTTCAAACCCGATTCCGATCGGCCGCTGGGCAACCGGCCGGTGTGGATCGGATACGACCCCAGCCGCACTCGGGACGGTGCCTGCATCGTCGTGGTCGCCCCACCGCTCAAGGCCGGCGGTAAGTTCCGGATCGTTGAGCGAATCGCGCTACATAACTGCGCGTGGCAGTACCAGGCGCAAACCATCAAGGACCTGTGCGAGCGGTACCGCGTGGAATACATCGGCGTCGATGTGACCGGTCCCGGATCCGGCGTCTTTGAGCAGGTGCAGCGCTTCTTCCCGGCAGCCACAGCCATCACCTACTCCCCGCAGATGAAAACCCGCCTTGTACTCAAGGCACAACAGGTTGTGCTCGAGGGCCGTGTGGAGTGGGACGCGAGCTGGTCCGATATCGCCGCCGGCTTCATGCAGATCAGAAAGACCACCACCGGATCCGGCCAAATCGTCTACGTGGCCGATCGCAACGACAAGACCGGCCACGCGGATGCCGCCTGGGCCGTCACTCACGCCCTGATTAACGAGGGATTGCTGACACCCGACGACACCCGCCGCAGCAAGGTTGTGTTCGCGGACGCGGCCTAA
- a CDS encoding phage major capsid protein, P2 family → MKQHTVQAFTALQVAMAEAYGVGDVTRNFAVSIPMETRLNDAIQSSSDFLQRINIIPVTDKIGQALNMVISSTLARRTDTSGTGERKPKDASGPDGMKYTCVKTEFDVAITYALLDAWARFPNFQERYMQHVYRRIALDRILIGWHGTSAATNTDDAANPNLEDVNIGWLKLLEDNNAANFLTESTDATGKITLGPAGDYKNLDALAYDIYSMIGDAHRTGNEVAVVGRGLVADDMGKVLTSHAQQPTEKNHIQIMEKSYGGLPTLTVPGFPDTGLVVTDLENLSIYWQEGSMRRKSEDNARRDRVEDFNSSNEAYVIEDTKGIAGIKAGNVQFAEA, encoded by the coding sequence ATGAAGCAGCATACCGTTCAGGCGTTCACTGCCTTGCAGGTCGCGATGGCTGAAGCCTATGGCGTTGGCGACGTGACAAGAAATTTCGCGGTGTCCATTCCGATGGAAACGCGACTGAATGACGCCATTCAGTCGTCGTCCGACTTCCTCCAGCGCATCAACATCATTCCTGTGACCGACAAGATCGGCCAGGCGCTCAATATGGTGATTTCCAGCACTCTGGCCCGCCGCACGGATACCAGCGGTACCGGCGAGCGCAAGCCGAAAGACGCCAGCGGGCCTGACGGCATGAAATACACCTGCGTGAAAACTGAATTCGACGTGGCTATTACTTATGCGCTGTTGGACGCCTGGGCCCGCTTCCCGAACTTTCAGGAGCGGTATATGCAGCACGTATACCGGCGCATTGCGCTGGACCGGATCCTGATCGGCTGGCACGGCACCAGCGCAGCTACAAACACGGATGACGCGGCTAACCCGAATCTGGAAGACGTGAACATCGGCTGGCTGAAGCTGCTGGAAGACAACAACGCGGCGAACTTCCTGACCGAAAGCACCGACGCGACCGGGAAAATCACACTGGGACCCGCCGGCGATTATAAGAACCTCGATGCGCTGGCTTATGACATCTACAGCATGATCGGCGACGCCCACCGCACCGGAAATGAGGTGGCTGTTGTCGGGCGTGGCCTCGTAGCGGATGACATGGGGAAAGTGCTCACGAGCCACGCCCAGCAACCCACCGAGAAGAACCATATCCAGATCATGGAAAAGTCATACGGGGGCCTTCCCACGCTGACCGTGCCTGGCTTCCCCGACACCGGCCTGGTCGTGACTGATCTGGAGAACCTGTCCATCTACTGGCAGGAGGGCAGCATGCGCCGCAAGTCCGAGGATAACGCGCGCCGCGATCGCGTCGAGGACTTCAACTCGTCCAATGAGGCTTACGTGATCGAGGACACCAAGGGCATCGCCGGCATCAAGGCCGGTAACGTCCAGTTCGCCGAGGCGTAA
- a CDS encoding GPO family capsid scaffolding protein — MPKKTALYTDWIVIGTAGPTIDGRNISDTLLEQAASNYDPSEYTAVINSDHLLGLYGNFGSVVELQTARDEKDRTVLQARLAPNKRLLQMNAEGQRLFTSMELIEDFVGTGEGYLIGLAVTDQPASIGTTELHFSKSSSVVPSLLGESTELSLETPATDDSLFQRFMRAFVNSSHATGAVADDANENPTEDDEMTQQQYDALMQKLQALSAKVNPEQGETADTTVTAEQFNTLTEQVEALGAKIEQLAGGGESAEPGASEGVDQFAQITDAVKGLAAKFDALLQERPDGRKPAGTGANEAQGFV, encoded by the coding sequence ATGCCCAAGAAAACCGCCCTCTATACCGACTGGATTGTCATCGGCACTGCCGGGCCAACGATCGATGGCCGGAACATTTCCGACACCCTGCTGGAGCAGGCGGCGAGCAACTACGACCCGAGCGAATACACGGCGGTGATCAATTCTGACCACCTGCTGGGCCTTTACGGCAATTTCGGCAGCGTTGTGGAACTGCAGACAGCGAGGGACGAAAAGGACCGCACGGTACTGCAAGCACGCCTGGCACCTAACAAACGACTGCTGCAGATGAATGCAGAGGGCCAGCGGCTTTTCACCAGCATGGAATTGATCGAGGACTTCGTCGGTACCGGCGAGGGTTATCTGATTGGCCTGGCCGTAACAGATCAGCCGGCCAGCATCGGTACCACTGAACTGCACTTTTCCAAATCATCGTCCGTTGTCCCGTCCTTGCTGGGTGAGTCGACCGAACTTTCCCTGGAAACACCGGCGACGGACGACAGCCTATTTCAGCGATTCATGCGCGCTTTCGTGAACAGTTCCCACGCCACCGGTGCGGTGGCGGATGACGCCAATGAAAACCCCACCGAGGACGACGAAATGACCCAACAGCAATACGACGCGCTGATGCAGAAGCTGCAGGCGCTGAGCGCAAAGGTTAACCCTGAGCAGGGCGAGACTGCCGACACGACCGTGACCGCCGAACAGTTCAACACCCTGACCGAACAGGTCGAAGCCCTGGGCGCCAAGATCGAGCAGCTCGCCGGCGGTGGTGAGTCGGCCGAGCCCGGCGCCAGTGAGGGTGTAGATCAGTTTGCGCAGATCACGGACGCCGTGAAGGGATTGGCTGCGAAATTTGATGCTCTGCTGCAGGAACGCCCGGACGGTCGCAAGCCAGCAGGCACCGGAGCCAATGAGGCCCAGGGTTTCGTTTAA